The genomic DNA GCGACACACGCAAAGACCAAGGCCAGCGGCGCGAATAGCGTCAGGCTCGGCAAGGTACCCCCGTGGTTGCTTCTGCGCCCTCATCCTGTCGCATGGGGCGACGCCGTTTCCGGGTCTTCCCCCCACCGGGCGAGTCCTATCGAAGCCTCTTTGCGCGGTCGCCTTCCGGCCGCGACGCGGCGAGCCACGCCTGGAACTCCTCCAACATCCCCGTCGCAACGTCGTTGCCGCTGGGATAGCGGCTTGTCGCATCGGCCAACACGCGCACCGTGCTGGCGTCGATGTGCATGGTCATCCACTCGGCGGGATCGACGGCGATGCCCGTCAGCCCGTACTCGTGGCTCAGCCAGGCCGCTGTCGCAGCTGCCTGCTCCTCGGTCATGCCCGGAACATCCAATGCCCAATAGCCCGAGGAGCCGCCCATCCCCGAATGATGCAGCTTCGACACCCGGGGAGGCGAACGAGAACGGCACTTCGCGTGTGGTCTGAGCGTGCACGACGGTCAGGCCGCGTCAGCTAGTAGAGGCAGTCCCCGGCAGACGAGAAGGCGACAAGGGGTGGGACGGTGACCGCGCCGATCAGCAAGAGGATCGGTACCGCGATTCGCTGCCACTTGGCATAAGAGCCGACGACGAGGATGGCGGCCAGGGCTACGTCCAAACCCCAGACAGCCAGGAAGACGTCCCGCGGCAGGTTCGTGATTGCGGGAGCAACGTGGCACGTACCGCTCGCCGGCCACGCTGCCCACCCAGTCCAGATCCAAAGGATTGCGAAGACGATGGGAGCGCCCCAAACCACGATGTTAGGTGGTGGAAACCGGCGTTGCTCTGACCAAGTCGTGCCGGTCCAGTAACGCAACTTCCTGACGTCTGGTCGCGCGTCTGGATCGTGATACCAGCCGGGTGCTGGATGCCTCGTGGATCGCGCCCAGGCTTCGCCATCCCACCAACGGGACCATCCGGCATGGTTAGGGTCTTCGTACCAGCCAGCGGGAGGCTGCGAGAGATAGCTGGACGCACCGGCGGCAGGGTGGGAGACCAGCCGTCCGTTCTCCCAGTAGATGCGCATCGGCTCACCCTCACGGGCGGCATCGGCACCTTCGGTCGAAGACCGGCCCTCGCCTGGACGGTCCTTGGGGTCGGAATCGGACATTGGCATCGCTGCCACCTCACCCCATCAACGAGACGACGCCCGGCACCCCTGACGCTAGGGCGGCGACAGCTCGGCACGCCATCTGAGCGGCGCCTAATGCCGGATATTGGGCGGCCGCGTCTGCAACCTCGCCGGCCAGCGAGCCGACACCCAAATGGCCCAGTGAAGATCCGGTCTCAGCTCGGACAGCGAGAGCAATATCCGGCATTATGGGCGCGGCGCGGAGGACGGGGACCTCGGGTAACTGACGTCCGCTGTGGCGGACCGGGGGACGAGATTGAACCGAACCGTGCACAACGCAGGGCTGGCACTGCTGGCCGTGCTCGGTTGTGTGTTGATGGCTCGGTACTTCGTCGGGCTTTCAGGGTCAGACCCCTCGGCCTTCCTCGACTTGCAGGTCTACCGCGACGCGATCGGGTACTGGCGGGCAGACGGTTCCGGACTCTACGACCGGACCTTCACCTCCACGTCGCTGCCCTTCCTCTACCCTCCATTTGCCCTTGTGATGCTGGCGCCCACCACCTGGGTTTCGCTGCAAATGGCGGACGTGGGACTGCTGATCGCTTCGCTGGGCGCGACTTTCGCTGTGGCTCTCGCCAGCGTTCGCCGGATCGGGTTTGCCGGCCAAGACGCTGTCTTCACGGCCATCTTCGTGGCGGGCATCGCGTCAGTCACCGAGCCGTTCTGGTCGACGCTTCTCTTCGGCCAAGTGAACGTCCTCATCATGCTCGCCGTGGTGATCGACGTCCTTTGGATGCCACCGCGCTGGCGTGGCCTCCTCACTGGTCTGGTCGCCGGGATCAAACTCACTCCGCTCGTGTTCGTCTTGTACTTCGCCTGGAAGCGTGATGGCCGTGCCGTGGCGAGGCTGATCGTGACCTTCCTCGTGACCGTCGTCGTCGGGATCGTCGCCACGCCAAGCGACTCACTGCGCTTCTTCTCGACGCTTGGCCGGTCTGAGGCAAGGCTCGTCGATACGAGCATCGTTACCAACCAGTCGCTGCGGGGGGTGTTTCTGCGACTGCTCGGCCCTGGCACCGCCGCCACAGGCGCCTGGGTTGCGGCTTCGCTGGTCCTGCTTGTCGTCCTTGCGATCGCGCTTCGTCGATCAGGATCTTGGGAGACGAGCGTGTCGACTCTTCTGCCCGTCTCCCTCGTGGCGGTCGCCGGTTTGCTGATCTCACCGATCTCCTGGACCCAGCACTGGGTGTGGTGCCTCCCCCTCGCCGTGACCCTCCTGGGCACGCGGTCACTGTCGACGATGTTGCGCATCTGCGGGCTGCTGTTGCTAATGGCAGTGACTGTCACCAAGCCGCTCTTGTGGATGGGGAGTCTGCCCCGCCCGATGACGAATGCCTGGTGGGACAAGTGGGTGGCATCGAACATCTACGTGATCGTCGGGATCGCGATTCTCATGGCAGTCGCTGCCACCCGTCCACCGTCGACCGCCTCCGGCGTCAGCTCCGCCCTCGAACCGGCGAACGTCGAGAGTGATCGCGTCGGTTGAGTCTGCCGCTGAGGCCGCACGCGAAGTGCCGTTCTGACTCGCCTATCGTGCCGTGGCCTTGATCACGAGAAGTGCCGGCCGGTCTAGATGAAGTGCTAGGGACGGCTGGTCGGTCACAGCTTCGCGCGAGGGTTCGGGCTCGAGGAGCGCATCCAGCACGAAGCCAGCCCTGGCGAGCGCGGCGACGACATCACTCACAGTCCGGTGATACTTGTTCACTCCGTTCACGAACCACGATGTGTCGCGGCGACCTCGGCTGAAGTAGTCACGGACGAGCCATCCGGAGGTGAGACGCCCGTCGGGTGATGCCGTGATCACGGGATGCTCCATCGAGAAGACCAAGACTCCGCTCTGGGCAAGCCATGTCCTGATGTGAGTGAACAGCGCGTCGAGATCCTCCACGTAGTGGAA from Actinomycetes bacterium includes the following:
- a CDS encoding glycosyltransferase 87 family protein, whose translation is MHNAGLALLAVLGCVLMARYFVGLSGSDPSAFLDLQVYRDAIGYWRADGSGLYDRTFTSTSLPFLYPPFALVMLAPTTWVSLQMADVGLLIASLGATFAVALASVRRIGFAGQDAVFTAIFVAGIASVTEPFWSTLLFGQVNVLIMLAVVIDVLWMPPRWRGLLTGLVAGIKLTPLVFVLYFAWKRDGRAVARLIVTFLVTVVVGIVATPSDSLRFFSTLGRSEARLVDTSIVTNQSLRGVFLRLLGPGTAATGAWVAASLVLLVVLAIALRRSGSWETSVSTLLPVSLVAVAGLLISPISWTQHWVWCLPLAVTLLGTRSLSTMLRICGLLLLMAVTVTKPLLWMGSLPRPMTNAWWDKWVASNIYVIVGIAILMAVAATRPPSTASGVSSALEPANVESDRVG
- a CDS encoding class I SAM-dependent methyltransferase, which gives rise to MTRQNIYDDAEFFEGYERLRSEDSGLNSAIDQPALTSLLPDVTGLRVVDLGCGFGTSCRDFALAGASSVVGVDPSERMLEVARRIDLPAVTFIRGFAEDVALPTGSVDLVVSSLAFHYVEDLDALFTHIRTWLAQSGVLVFSMEHPVITASPDGRLTSGWLVRDYFSRGRRDTSWFVNGVNKYHRTVSDVVAALARAGFVLDALLEPEPSREAVTDQPSLALHLDRPALLVIKATAR